In Bacillus sp. BGMRC 2118, the following are encoded in one genomic region:
- a CDS encoding Fe3+ hydroxamate ABC transporter substrate-binding protein: MFKIIPKCSKCGKEIEGNEEVIVKLRYPDRRGMTEIRAFIQNEGQITCMKC, from the coding sequence GTGTTTAAAATTATTCCTAAATGTTCAAAGTGTGGTAAAGAAATAGAGGGAAATGAAGAAGTAATTGTAAAATTGCGTTATCCAGATAGAAGAGGAATGACAGAAATAAGAGCATTTATTCAAAATGAAGGGCAGATCACTTGTATGAAATGCTAA